In a single window of the Gossypium hirsutum isolate 1008001.06 chromosome A13, Gossypium_hirsutum_v2.1, whole genome shotgun sequence genome:
- the LOC107893542 gene encoding lysine-specific demethylase JMJ25, with the protein MVPFIAPPEELQCARNGRKWRCSRWRIHGESYCEFHFLHQKNRCKQNPAKTRPHKKKRKRTNQNERVEEEKGISVLDKDYGNGGGVEPWSRRTRNAKFAAEKQENGPKSKGKKDGNGDKSESFSRTGNVSSAEKKEVAGGGYCHQCHQLKSRVQFCRKCQRKRYCDSCIKKWYPRFPEKAIAGSCPFCRKICNCKSCLRSDQLMKDVKNSGLPLNKEERIKHFKYLISLLYPFLKQFNEEQMKEIELEAKIQGLRSSEMELLRAVPSDYERLYCNNCKTSIVDLHRVCPKCSYELCLTCCWEIRGKCLRSGDKMVQRYLDRGRAYLHGGEPLSLDKEKNKTSSRKHVKLPSEWQVKGNGDILCPVEKLGGCGHKCLELKCMLPANWVSMLKIKAERLVKLHKLDNGLGTLTGHCSCLFDNEIGVVNEAIQEHSSNERLYSPLAKDLQQGDLEHFQWHWIKGEPVIVRNVHELTSGLSWEPMVLWRAFRDISSKKGSSNVNVKAIDCLDLCEVELNIHKFFMGYLEGCVHSNSWPQILKLKDWPPSNHFEELLPRHCAEFVSSLPFLEYTNPFSGILNMAAKLPANSLRPDLGPKTYIAYGFVEELGRGDSVTKLHFDMSDAVNVLVHSAEVIHTSDQLADIEILKMRHVRQDQMELYGNYKDSNLPLEEQVGMDFWPKVAKHSKMKSITSKKEVNPCQCSDSTTKLLMKTLEFQNEENSKLDKESNGRIKEAHTSDTSFSNMHSPNGWDEDSCLLMKGQVDADVMVKVVKSPNRKSRTRKKKVKSCQTSLLVQNEEELEVGESNGKIYKTHSDTAIDVCLTNEASGGGALWDIFRRQDVPKLEEYLRKHHREFRHVYCSPVDQVVHPIHDQTFYLNMHHKRKLKEEFGVEPWTIIQKLGEAIFIPAGCPHQVRNLKSCTKVALDFVSPENIRECIRLTEEFRVLPHEHRSKEDKLEVKKMMLHALKYAVEELEKLTA; encoded by the exons ATGGTACCTTTTATAGCACCTCCGGAAGAGCTTCAGTGTGCAAGAAACGGACGTAAATGGCGTTGTAGCCGCTGGAGGATCCACGGTGAATCATACTGCGAATTTCATTTTCTCCACCAAAAGAACCGTTGCAAGCAAAACCCTGCGAAAACCAGGCCACataagaagaagaggaagaggacTAATCAAAATGAACGAGTGGAAGAAGAAAAGGGTATTTCTGTTTTGGACAAGGACTATGGGAATGGCGGAGGAGTTGAGCCTTGGTCACGGAGGACTAGGAATGCCAAGTTTGCAGCGGAGAAACAAGAGAATGGCCCCAAATCCAAG GGGAAGAAAGATGGAAACGGTGACAAAAGCGAGTCATTTTCAAGGACTGGCAATGTCTCCTCAGCAGAAAAAAAGGAAGTTGCG GGTGGTGGTTATTGCCATCAGTGCCATCAGCTCAAAAGCCGAGTGCAGTTCTGCCGCAAGTGTCAACGTAAACGCTACTGTGATTCATGCATAAAAAAATG GTACCCGCGGTTTCCAGAGAAAGCCATAGCTGGGTCCTGCCCATTTTGCCGTAAAATTTGCAACTGTAAATCATGTTTGCGTTCGGACCAACTCATGAAG GACGTCAAAAACTCTGGACTGCCATtgaataaagaagaaagaatTAAACACTTCAAGTATCTAATCTCCTTGTTGTATCCTTTCCTGAAACAATTTAATGAGGAGCAAATGAAGGAAATAGAGCTAGAAGCCAAGATCCAAG GATTAAGGTCATCAGAGATGGAACTACTTCGGGCTGTTCCTAGTGATTACGAACGTTTGTATTG CAATAATTGCAAAACATCAATAGTTGATCTCCACAGAGTCTGCCCAAAATGTTCATATGAGCTTTGCCTCACTTGTTGTTGGGAAATTCGGGGTAAATGCTTGCGAAGTGGAGATAAAATGGTCCAAAGATATCTTGACAGAGGGAGAGCTTACTTACATGGAGGGGAACCTTTATCATTAGATAAGGAAAAGAACAAGACAAGCTCTAGGAAACATGTCAAGCTACCATCTGAGTGGCAAGTAAAGGGAAATGGTGACATCCTCTGCCCAGTGGAGAAACTGGGTGGTTGTGGACACAAGTGCTTGGAGTTGAAATGCATGTTGCCAGCCAATTGGGTTTCTATGTTGAAAATCAAAGCTGAAAGATTGGTTAAGTTGCATAAACTTGACAATGGGCTTGGAACCTTAACAGGACATTGTTCTTGTCTATTTGACAATGAGATTGGTGTTGTGAATGAGGCAATACAGGAACACAGTAGTAACGAACGCTTGTATTCTCCTTTGGCCAAAGATTTACAACAGGGGGATCTAGAGCATTTTCAGTGGCATTGGATTAAGGGAGAGCCAGTGATTGTTAGGAATGTTCATGAATTAACCTCTGGCTTAAGTTGGGAGCCAATGGTACTGTGGCGTGCATTCCGTGATATATCAAGTAAGAAAGGTTCTTCAAACGTTAATGTGAAAGCAATTGATTGTCTTGACTTGTGCGAG GTTGAACTAAACATTCATAAATTTTTCATGGGATATTTAGAGGGTTGTGTACATAGTAACTCTTGGCCTCAGATTCTGAAACTAAAAGATTGGCCCCCATCAAATCATTTTGAGGAGCTCTTACCACGCCATTGTGCAGAATTTGTCAGTTCCTTGCCATTTTTGGAATACACGAATCCTTTCTCAGGCATCCTCAACATGGCAGCAAAATTGCCCGCAAACAGTTTGAGGCCAGACCTTGGTCCAAAAACATATATAGCTTATGGGTTTGTTGAAGAGCTTGGGCGTGGAGACTCAGTGACCAAGCTTCATTTTGACATGTCGGACGCG GTGAATGTTTTGGTGCACTCAGCTGAAGTGATTCATACCTCTGACCAGCTTGCTGAcatagaaattttgaaaatgaggcaTGTAAGACAAGATCAAATGGAGTTATATGGCAATTACAAGGACTCCAATTTGCCTTTGGAAGAGCAAGTAGGTATGGACTTTTGGCCAAAAGTTGCGAAGCATTCGAAGATGAAAAGTATAACTAGCAAGAAGGAAGTGAATCCATGTCAATGTTCAGATTCAACAACTAAATTGCTGATGAAAACTTTAGAATTtcaaaatgaagagaattctaaaTTGGATAAAGAAAGCAACGGGAGAATTAAAGAGGCTCATACCagtgatacctcattttcaaatATGCATTCTCCTAATGGCTGGGACGAAGATTCTTGTTTGCTGATGAAAGGGCAAGTTGATGCTGATGTCATGGTTAAAGTTGTGAAGTCGCCAAATAGAAAAAGTAGAACTAGAAAGAAGAAAGTGAAATCTTGTCAAACATCATTGTTGGTTCAAAATGAAGAGGAATTAGAAGTGGGTGAAAGTAATGGGAAAATATATAAGACTCATTCTG ATACCGCTATAGATGTGTGTTTAACAAATGAAGCATCTGGAGGTGGGGCTCTTTGGGATATTTTTCGTAGGCAAGATGTTCCCAAACTTGAGGAATACCTTAGGAAGCATCATAGAGAATTCAGGCATGTTTATTGCTCTCCAGTGGATCAG GTTGTGCACCCGATTCATGATCAAACTTTCTACCTGAACATGCACCATAAGAGAAAGCTCAAGGAGGAGTTTG GAGTCGAGCCTTGGACCATTATACAAAAACTTGGAGAAGCGATCTTTATACCTGCTGGTTGTCCTCATCAAGTGAGAAATCTCAAG TCATGTACAAAAGTTGCTCTTGACTTTGTGTCTCCTGAAAATATTCGTGAATGCATCCGTTTGACCGAGGAGTTTCGAGTTCTTCCACATGAGCATAGGTCTAAAGAGGACAAGCTAGAG GTGAAGAAAATGATGCTTCATGCTTTGAAATATGCCGTGGAGGAATTGGAGAAGCTCACTGCATGA